One Branchiostoma floridae strain S238N-H82 chromosome 1, Bfl_VNyyK, whole genome shotgun sequence genomic region harbors:
- the LOC118431632 gene encoding uncharacterized protein LOC118431632 isoform X2: protein MEQSLDRSLKVVEDGKLLPCQQSPRCGCIVTDWSEVWLGCYDVQGTTIAIYNFARQDWDEENVIAKQDAYVQTMVYCNGCVVISFRGQTCDMLNVFDAATHRQLEEYIMPSMVQNIACSSSHLYFGLATGTVKCCLHTELLHRPPIHWTACKSGPLPVKAMVCVRDDLWVAAGSKILVYTTTEWTCKKELLADTENELNEVFLMDSCDEEDRIWTVCTMSGGIVTGWKGASMTVDKESMYDCGAQVRRLSDRCSSSPVDKMQDETITCLTSSCGQVWVGTASSSHLTPHAKSILVVGAGKKKGSTCRSQALQTSGAGSTSPSIIAIWKA from the exons ATGGAGCAGTCTCTCGACAGGAGCCTGAAAGTGGTGGAGGACGGAAAGCTGCTGCCCTGCCAACAGAGTCCCCGCTGTGGCTGTATCGTTACTGACTGGAGCGAGGTGTGGCTGGGCTGCTATGATGTGCAGGGGACCACCATTGCCATCTATAACTTTGCCAGACAGGACTGGGACGAGGAGAATGTGATCGCAAAACAAGACGCATATGTCCAGACTATGGTTTACTGTAACGGCTGTGTGGTGATCAGCTTTAGAGGACAGACATGTGACATGCTGAACGTCTTTGATGCTGCAACACATCGGCAACTGGAGGAATACATCATGCCCAGTATGGTACAGAACATAGCCTGCTCTTCGTCTCACTTGTATTTTGGTCTTGCCACCGGGACCGTCAAGTGCTGTCTACACACAGAGCTGCTTCACAGACCCCCCATCCACTGGACAGCTTGCAAAAGTGGCCCCTTGCCAGTCAAGGCTATGGTGTGTGTAAGAGATGACCTGTGGGTGGCAGCAGGTTCTAAGATCTTGGTATACACAACCACAGAGTGGACCTGTAAGAAGGAGCTCCTTGCAGATACAGAG AATGAGCTAAATGAGGTGTTTCTGATGGACAGCTGTGATGAGGAAGACAGGATCTGGACTGTCTGCACCATGAGTGGTGGCATTGTCACAG GATGGAAAGGTGCGTCAATGACTGTAGACAAAGAGAGTATGTACGACTGTGGTGCACAGGTGAGAAGATTGTCGGACAGGTGCTCCTCTTCACCAGTCGACAAGATGCAGGATGAGACCATCACCTGTTTGACGTCTTCATGTGGCCAGGTCTGGGTCGGGACAG CATCTTCCAGCCATCTAACTCCACATGCTAAGTCCATCTTGGTGGTTGGTGCTGGAAAGAAGAAGGGATCAACATGTAGGAGTCAAGCTCTACAGACCAGTGGAGCAGGAAGCACTTCACCTTCAATCATTGCAATTTGGAAAGCTTGA
- the LOC118431259 gene encoding coiled-coil domain-containing protein 85C-like isoform X6 encodes MAGKGNMSGRNSVIVRPTNEMTDDELRRAGPEDVIRRLRATEEEKVKLMSEHGNLMREVNKRMQVHLLEIRGLKEVNQRLQDDNQELRDLCCFLDDDRQKGRKLAREWQRFGRYTATVMRQEVAAYQTKLKELETKQDELIHDNMELKELCLYLDREREGSRSSICSQCSVRELNGNGSTANRDQGDGSSNNSLTPEHDAQGGINGLNEQTLQYIRRLEERIRLMEEDRKQLLQVLEVHEQMDKLDRETEEYNGELSEKEKAIVREMCNVVWRKLGDRKPAANGKDVPVRDTEPPPPRR; translated from the exons ATGGCGGGGAAGGGGAACATGTCCGGTAGGAACAGCGTGATCGTCAGGCCGACTAACGAGATGACCGACGACGAGCTGCGAAGGGCCggcccggaggatgtcatccgccGCCTACGAGCCACCGAGGAGGAAAAGGTGAAGTTGATGTCCGAGCACGGGAACCTCATGAGGGAAGTCAACAAACGAATGCAG GTCCATCTCTTGGAGATCCGCGGGCTGAAGGAGGTCAACCAGCGACTTCAGGACGACAACCAGGAGCTGCGGGACCTCTGCTGTTTCCTGGACGACGACCGCCAAAAGGGACGTAAACTTGCCCGGGAGTGGCAGCGTTTCGGCAGGTACACAGCAACGGTGATGCGGCAGGAGGTCGCCGCGTATCAGACAAAACTGAAAGAGCTGGAGACGAAGCAGGACGAACTGATCCACGACAATATGGAACTGAAGGAACTCTGTCTGTACCTGGATCGGGAGAGGGAGGGATCGCGGTCCTCCATCTGCTCGCAGTGCAGTGTGCGGGAGTTAAACGGGAACGGCAGCACGGCTAACAGAGATCAAGGAGATGGTAGCAGTAACAACTCACTGACACCAGAGCATGACGCACAGGGAGGAATCAATGGTTTGAATG AGCAAACCCTGCAGTACATCCGTCGTCTGGAGGAGAGGATACGGCTGATGGAGGAGGACAGGAAACAACTGCTGCAG GTGTTGGAGGTACATGAGCAGATGGACAAGCTGGACAGGGAGACAGAGGAGTACAATGGGGAGCTGAGTGAGAAGGAGAAGGCTATTGTCAGAGAGATGTGTAAT GTGGTTTGGCGTAAGCTGGGTGACAGGAAGCCTGCAGCAAACGGGAAGGATGTTCCCGTGAGAGACACAGAACCACCTCCACCCAGGAGATAG
- the LOC118431259 gene encoding coiled-coil domain-containing protein 85C-A-like isoform X4 has translation MAGKGNMSGRNSVIVRPTNEMTDDELRRAGPEDVIRRLRATEEEKVKLMSEHGNLMREVNKRMQVHLLEIRGLKEVNQRLQDDNQELRDLCCFLDDDRQKGRKLAREWQRFGRYTATVMRQEVAAYQTKLKELETKQDELIHDNMELKELCLYLDREREGSRSSICSQCSVRELNGNGSTANRDQGDGSSNNSLTPEHDAQGGINGLNEQTLQYIRRLEERIRLMEEDRKQLLQKLDRVGNLDRRFFASPRVSTPSPSAPRSGSVTPVMNVLEVHEQMDKLDRETEEYNGELSEKEKAIVREMCNVVWRKLGDRKPAANGKDVPVRDTEPPPPRR, from the exons ATGGCGGGGAAGGGGAACATGTCCGGTAGGAACAGCGTGATCGTCAGGCCGACTAACGAGATGACCGACGACGAGCTGCGAAGGGCCggcccggaggatgtcatccgccGCCTACGAGCCACCGAGGAGGAAAAGGTGAAGTTGATGTCCGAGCACGGGAACCTCATGAGGGAAGTCAACAAACGAATGCAG GTCCATCTCTTGGAGATCCGCGGGCTGAAGGAGGTCAACCAGCGACTTCAGGACGACAACCAGGAGCTGCGGGACCTCTGCTGTTTCCTGGACGACGACCGCCAAAAGGGACGTAAACTTGCCCGGGAGTGGCAGCGTTTCGGCAGGTACACAGCAACGGTGATGCGGCAGGAGGTCGCCGCGTATCAGACAAAACTGAAAGAGCTGGAGACGAAGCAGGACGAACTGATCCACGACAATATGGAACTGAAGGAACTCTGTCTGTACCTGGATCGGGAGAGGGAGGGATCGCGGTCCTCCATCTGCTCGCAGTGCAGTGTGCGGGAGTTAAACGGGAACGGCAGCACGGCTAACAGAGATCAAGGAGATGGTAGCAGTAACAACTCACTGACACCAGAGCATGACGCACAGGGAGGAATCAATGGTTTGAATG AGCAAACCCTGCAGTACATCCGTCGTCTGGAGGAGAGGATACGGCTGATGGAGGAGGACAGGAAACAACTGCTGCAG AAACTGGATAGGGTGGGGAACCTGGACAGGAGGTTTTTTGCCTCCCCCAGGGTCAGCACACCCAGTCCCAGCGCTCCCAGAAGCGGATCTGTCACACCTGTTATGAAT GTGTTGGAGGTACATGAGCAGATGGACAAGCTGGACAGGGAGACAGAGGAGTACAATGGGGAGCTGAGTGAGAAGGAGAAGGCTATTGTCAGAGAGATGTGTAAT GTGGTTTGGCGTAAGCTGGGTGACAGGAAGCCTGCAGCAAACGGGAAGGATGTTCCCGTGAGAGACACAGAACCACCTCCACCCAGGAGATAG
- the LOC118431259 gene encoding coiled-coil domain-containing protein 85C-A-like isoform X3, whose amino-acid sequence MAGKGNMSGRNSVIVRPTNEMTDDELRRAGPEDVIRRLRATEEEKVKLMSEHGNLMREVNKRMQVHLLEIRGLKEVNQRLQDDNQELRDLCCFLDDDRQKGRKLAREWQRFGRYTATVMRQEVAAYQTKLKELETKQDELIHDNMELKELCLYLDREREGSRSSICSQCSVRELNGNGSTANRDQGDGSSNNSLTPEHDAQGGINGLNEQTLQYIRRLEERIRLMEEDRKQLLQKLDRVGNLDRRFFASPRVSTPSPSAPRSGSVTPVMNPQYQRYQGSSWQGDHLSSALPQKPEAVVHAMKVLEVHEQMDKLDRETEEYNGELSEKEKAIVREMCNESDSE is encoded by the exons ATGGCGGGGAAGGGGAACATGTCCGGTAGGAACAGCGTGATCGTCAGGCCGACTAACGAGATGACCGACGACGAGCTGCGAAGGGCCggcccggaggatgtcatccgccGCCTACGAGCCACCGAGGAGGAAAAGGTGAAGTTGATGTCCGAGCACGGGAACCTCATGAGGGAAGTCAACAAACGAATGCAG GTCCATCTCTTGGAGATCCGCGGGCTGAAGGAGGTCAACCAGCGACTTCAGGACGACAACCAGGAGCTGCGGGACCTCTGCTGTTTCCTGGACGACGACCGCCAAAAGGGACGTAAACTTGCCCGGGAGTGGCAGCGTTTCGGCAGGTACACAGCAACGGTGATGCGGCAGGAGGTCGCCGCGTATCAGACAAAACTGAAAGAGCTGGAGACGAAGCAGGACGAACTGATCCACGACAATATGGAACTGAAGGAACTCTGTCTGTACCTGGATCGGGAGAGGGAGGGATCGCGGTCCTCCATCTGCTCGCAGTGCAGTGTGCGGGAGTTAAACGGGAACGGCAGCACGGCTAACAGAGATCAAGGAGATGGTAGCAGTAACAACTCACTGACACCAGAGCATGACGCACAGGGAGGAATCAATGGTTTGAATG AGCAAACCCTGCAGTACATCCGTCGTCTGGAGGAGAGGATACGGCTGATGGAGGAGGACAGGAAACAACTGCTGCAG AAACTGGATAGGGTGGGGAACCTGGACAGGAGGTTTTTTGCCTCCCCCAGGGTCAGCACACCCAGTCCCAGCGCTCCCAGAAGCGGATCTGTCACACCTGTTATGAAT CCTCAGTATCAGAGATATCAG GGTTCCTCGTGGCAGGGTGACCACCTCTCGTCTGCGCTGCCCCAGAAGCCAGAGGCAGTGGTGCATGCCATGAAG GTGTTGGAGGTACATGAGCAGATGGACAAGCTGGACAGGGAGACAGAGGAGTACAATGGGGAGCTGAGTGAGAAGGAGAAGGCTATTGTCAGAGAGATGTGTAAT GAGTCAGACTCAGAGTAA
- the LOC118431259 gene encoding coiled-coil domain-containing protein 85C-A-like isoform X5 → MAGKGNMSGRNSVIVRPTNEMTDDELRRAGPEDVIRRLRATEEEKVKLMSEHGNLMREVNKRMQVHLLEIRGLKEVNQRLQDDNQELRDLCCFLDDDRQKGRKLAREWQRFGRYTATVMRQEVAAYQTKLKELETKQDELIHDNMELKELCLYLDREREGSRSSICSQCSVRELNGNGSTANRDQGDGSSNNSLTPEHDAQGGINGLNEQTLQYIRRLEERIRLMEEDRKQLLQGSSWQGDHLSSALPQKPEAVVHAMKVLEVHEQMDKLDRETEEYNGELSEKEKAIVREMCNVVWRKLGDRKPAANGKDVPVRDTEPPPPRR, encoded by the exons ATGGCGGGGAAGGGGAACATGTCCGGTAGGAACAGCGTGATCGTCAGGCCGACTAACGAGATGACCGACGACGAGCTGCGAAGGGCCggcccggaggatgtcatccgccGCCTACGAGCCACCGAGGAGGAAAAGGTGAAGTTGATGTCCGAGCACGGGAACCTCATGAGGGAAGTCAACAAACGAATGCAG GTCCATCTCTTGGAGATCCGCGGGCTGAAGGAGGTCAACCAGCGACTTCAGGACGACAACCAGGAGCTGCGGGACCTCTGCTGTTTCCTGGACGACGACCGCCAAAAGGGACGTAAACTTGCCCGGGAGTGGCAGCGTTTCGGCAGGTACACAGCAACGGTGATGCGGCAGGAGGTCGCCGCGTATCAGACAAAACTGAAAGAGCTGGAGACGAAGCAGGACGAACTGATCCACGACAATATGGAACTGAAGGAACTCTGTCTGTACCTGGATCGGGAGAGGGAGGGATCGCGGTCCTCCATCTGCTCGCAGTGCAGTGTGCGGGAGTTAAACGGGAACGGCAGCACGGCTAACAGAGATCAAGGAGATGGTAGCAGTAACAACTCACTGACACCAGAGCATGACGCACAGGGAGGAATCAATGGTTTGAATG AGCAAACCCTGCAGTACATCCGTCGTCTGGAGGAGAGGATACGGCTGATGGAGGAGGACAGGAAACAACTGCTGCAG GGTTCCTCGTGGCAGGGTGACCACCTCTCGTCTGCGCTGCCCCAGAAGCCAGAGGCAGTGGTGCATGCCATGAAG GTGTTGGAGGTACATGAGCAGATGGACAAGCTGGACAGGGAGACAGAGGAGTACAATGGGGAGCTGAGTGAGAAGGAGAAGGCTATTGTCAGAGAGATGTGTAAT GTGGTTTGGCGTAAGCTGGGTGACAGGAAGCCTGCAGCAAACGGGAAGGATGTTCCCGTGAGAGACACAGAACCACCTCCACCCAGGAGATAG
- the LOC118431632 gene encoding uncharacterized protein LOC118431632 isoform X1: MEQSLDRSLKVVEDGKLLPCQQSPRCGCIVTDWSEVWLGCYDVQGTTIAIYNFARQDWDEENVIAKQDAYVQTMVYCNGCVVISFRGQTCDMLNVFDAATHRQLEEYIMPSMVQNIACSSSHLYFGLATGTVKCCLHTELLHRPPIHWTACKSGPLPVKAMVCVRDDLWVAAGSKILVYTTTEWTCKKELLADTENELNEVFLMDSCDEEDRIWTVCTMSGGIVTGWKGASMTVDKESMYDCGAQVRRLSDRCSSSPVDKMQDETITCLTSSCGQVWVGTGIGVVLVWNTASHQLCRLFSPFENYVRCLLSFNSVQHSASSSHLTPHAKSILVVGAGKKKGSTCRSQALQTSGAGSTSPSIIAIWKA; encoded by the exons ATGGAGCAGTCTCTCGACAGGAGCCTGAAAGTGGTGGAGGACGGAAAGCTGCTGCCCTGCCAACAGAGTCCCCGCTGTGGCTGTATCGTTACTGACTGGAGCGAGGTGTGGCTGGGCTGCTATGATGTGCAGGGGACCACCATTGCCATCTATAACTTTGCCAGACAGGACTGGGACGAGGAGAATGTGATCGCAAAACAAGACGCATATGTCCAGACTATGGTTTACTGTAACGGCTGTGTGGTGATCAGCTTTAGAGGACAGACATGTGACATGCTGAACGTCTTTGATGCTGCAACACATCGGCAACTGGAGGAATACATCATGCCCAGTATGGTACAGAACATAGCCTGCTCTTCGTCTCACTTGTATTTTGGTCTTGCCACCGGGACCGTCAAGTGCTGTCTACACACAGAGCTGCTTCACAGACCCCCCATCCACTGGACAGCTTGCAAAAGTGGCCCCTTGCCAGTCAAGGCTATGGTGTGTGTAAGAGATGACCTGTGGGTGGCAGCAGGTTCTAAGATCTTGGTATACACAACCACAGAGTGGACCTGTAAGAAGGAGCTCCTTGCAGATACAGAG AATGAGCTAAATGAGGTGTTTCTGATGGACAGCTGTGATGAGGAAGACAGGATCTGGACTGTCTGCACCATGAGTGGTGGCATTGTCACAG GATGGAAAGGTGCGTCAATGACTGTAGACAAAGAGAGTATGTACGACTGTGGTGCACAGGTGAGAAGATTGTCGGACAGGTGCTCCTCTTCACCAGTCGACAAGATGCAGGATGAGACCATCACCTGTTTGACGTCTTCATGTGGCCAGGTCTGGGTCGGGACAG GCATTGGTGTTGTCTTGGTGTGGAACACTGCCTCTCACCAGCTGTGTCGATTGTTCAGCCCATTTGAGAACTATGTTCGCTGCCTCTTGTCATTCAACAGCGTACAACATTCAG CATCTTCCAGCCATCTAACTCCACATGCTAAGTCCATCTTGGTGGTTGGTGCTGGAAAGAAGAAGGGATCAACATGTAGGAGTCAAGCTCTACAGACCAGTGGAGCAGGAAGCACTTCACCTTCAATCATTGCAATTTGGAAAGCTTGA
- the LOC118431259 gene encoding coiled-coil domain-containing protein 85C-like isoform X2 yields the protein MAGKGNMSGRNSVIVRPTNEMTDDELRRAGPEDVIRRLRATEEEKVKLMSEHGNLMREVNKRMQVHLLEIRGLKEVNQRLQDDNQELRDLCCFLDDDRQKGRKLAREWQRFGRYTATVMRQEVAAYQTKLKELETKQDELIHDNMELKELCLYLDREREGSRSSICSQCSVRELNGNGSTANRDQGDGSSNNSLTPEHDAQGGINGLNEQTLQYIRRLEERIRLMEEDRKQLLQKLDRVGNLDRRFFASPRVSTPSPSAPRSGSVTPVMNGSSWQGDHLSSALPQKPEAVVHAMKVLEVHEQMDKLDRETEEYNGELSEKEKAIVREMCNVVWRKLGDRKPAANGKDVPVRDTEPPPPRR from the exons ATGGCGGGGAAGGGGAACATGTCCGGTAGGAACAGCGTGATCGTCAGGCCGACTAACGAGATGACCGACGACGAGCTGCGAAGGGCCggcccggaggatgtcatccgccGCCTACGAGCCACCGAGGAGGAAAAGGTGAAGTTGATGTCCGAGCACGGGAACCTCATGAGGGAAGTCAACAAACGAATGCAG GTCCATCTCTTGGAGATCCGCGGGCTGAAGGAGGTCAACCAGCGACTTCAGGACGACAACCAGGAGCTGCGGGACCTCTGCTGTTTCCTGGACGACGACCGCCAAAAGGGACGTAAACTTGCCCGGGAGTGGCAGCGTTTCGGCAGGTACACAGCAACGGTGATGCGGCAGGAGGTCGCCGCGTATCAGACAAAACTGAAAGAGCTGGAGACGAAGCAGGACGAACTGATCCACGACAATATGGAACTGAAGGAACTCTGTCTGTACCTGGATCGGGAGAGGGAGGGATCGCGGTCCTCCATCTGCTCGCAGTGCAGTGTGCGGGAGTTAAACGGGAACGGCAGCACGGCTAACAGAGATCAAGGAGATGGTAGCAGTAACAACTCACTGACACCAGAGCATGACGCACAGGGAGGAATCAATGGTTTGAATG AGCAAACCCTGCAGTACATCCGTCGTCTGGAGGAGAGGATACGGCTGATGGAGGAGGACAGGAAACAACTGCTGCAG AAACTGGATAGGGTGGGGAACCTGGACAGGAGGTTTTTTGCCTCCCCCAGGGTCAGCACACCCAGTCCCAGCGCTCCCAGAAGCGGATCTGTCACACCTGTTATGAAT GGTTCCTCGTGGCAGGGTGACCACCTCTCGTCTGCGCTGCCCCAGAAGCCAGAGGCAGTGGTGCATGCCATGAAG GTGTTGGAGGTACATGAGCAGATGGACAAGCTGGACAGGGAGACAGAGGAGTACAATGGGGAGCTGAGTGAGAAGGAGAAGGCTATTGTCAGAGAGATGTGTAAT GTGGTTTGGCGTAAGCTGGGTGACAGGAAGCCTGCAGCAAACGGGAAGGATGTTCCCGTGAGAGACACAGAACCACCTCCACCCAGGAGATAG
- the LOC118431259 gene encoding coiled-coil domain-containing protein 85C-A-like isoform X1, translated as MAGKGNMSGRNSVIVRPTNEMTDDELRRAGPEDVIRRLRATEEEKVKLMSEHGNLMREVNKRMQVHLLEIRGLKEVNQRLQDDNQELRDLCCFLDDDRQKGRKLAREWQRFGRYTATVMRQEVAAYQTKLKELETKQDELIHDNMELKELCLYLDREREGSRSSICSQCSVRELNGNGSTANRDQGDGSSNNSLTPEHDAQGGINGLNEQTLQYIRRLEERIRLMEEDRKQLLQKLDRVGNLDRRFFASPRVSTPSPSAPRSGSVTPVMNPQYQRYQGSSWQGDHLSSALPQKPEAVVHAMKVLEVHEQMDKLDRETEEYNGELSEKEKAIVREMCNVVWRKLGDRKPAANGKDVPVRDTEPPPPRR; from the exons ATGGCGGGGAAGGGGAACATGTCCGGTAGGAACAGCGTGATCGTCAGGCCGACTAACGAGATGACCGACGACGAGCTGCGAAGGGCCggcccggaggatgtcatccgccGCCTACGAGCCACCGAGGAGGAAAAGGTGAAGTTGATGTCCGAGCACGGGAACCTCATGAGGGAAGTCAACAAACGAATGCAG GTCCATCTCTTGGAGATCCGCGGGCTGAAGGAGGTCAACCAGCGACTTCAGGACGACAACCAGGAGCTGCGGGACCTCTGCTGTTTCCTGGACGACGACCGCCAAAAGGGACGTAAACTTGCCCGGGAGTGGCAGCGTTTCGGCAGGTACACAGCAACGGTGATGCGGCAGGAGGTCGCCGCGTATCAGACAAAACTGAAAGAGCTGGAGACGAAGCAGGACGAACTGATCCACGACAATATGGAACTGAAGGAACTCTGTCTGTACCTGGATCGGGAGAGGGAGGGATCGCGGTCCTCCATCTGCTCGCAGTGCAGTGTGCGGGAGTTAAACGGGAACGGCAGCACGGCTAACAGAGATCAAGGAGATGGTAGCAGTAACAACTCACTGACACCAGAGCATGACGCACAGGGAGGAATCAATGGTTTGAATG AGCAAACCCTGCAGTACATCCGTCGTCTGGAGGAGAGGATACGGCTGATGGAGGAGGACAGGAAACAACTGCTGCAG AAACTGGATAGGGTGGGGAACCTGGACAGGAGGTTTTTTGCCTCCCCCAGGGTCAGCACACCCAGTCCCAGCGCTCCCAGAAGCGGATCTGTCACACCTGTTATGAAT CCTCAGTATCAGAGATATCAG GGTTCCTCGTGGCAGGGTGACCACCTCTCGTCTGCGCTGCCCCAGAAGCCAGAGGCAGTGGTGCATGCCATGAAG GTGTTGGAGGTACATGAGCAGATGGACAAGCTGGACAGGGAGACAGAGGAGTACAATGGGGAGCTGAGTGAGAAGGAGAAGGCTATTGTCAGAGAGATGTGTAAT GTGGTTTGGCGTAAGCTGGGTGACAGGAAGCCTGCAGCAAACGGGAAGGATGTTCCCGTGAGAGACACAGAACCACCTCCACCCAGGAGATAG